The Triticum urartu cultivar G1812 chromosome 5, Tu2.1, whole genome shotgun sequence genome contains the following window.
AGGAACGGCAATCTACAAGTGTGTCGTGTTGGTGTGAACATAATTCAAGGCTGTCTTGTTATTTGTCAACCTAGCTCCCAAATTATTGAGATTGTTCCCAAGCAGAAGTTAGTGTATATGATATGACGTCCAATTATTTTTTGATGTCATATTATTGAGATTGTTCCCTAGCACAAATTAGTGTATTTGATGTGATGTCCAATTAATTTTTGATTTGAGATAATAGCTCTTAATACGCAACTTGATGTTCATGTTACTGTTAGGATATTCATCGAGCTTAGTCTAGAAGATCAATATGATTTGCTGGTGATATCGACTTAAGGTCATGGGAGGCGGGTAGCGCTCGTAACTACAAACTGGAGGGCGTGAACTACCTAAATGCAAATTGAGTCATGCGCGTGACACCAAAACTATGATTTTTTTGCTCTGGACATTGATGTGATGGCCAACATGATAATTTATTACGTGTACCAGATATGACGTCCAGTTGTTTGACTTGCAAGAATAGTTTGGTATAGAAGTTGATGTTCATGTTGTTGTTAGAATAGTCTTCAGTATGGGCTGCTCTTGTTTCTTCCTAATAAAATCATTAATTGACGATATTTGCTTTAGTTCATGTTAGGTCGGTGGCTTTGTTAACTACAAACAATAGATCTTGGGCTTCCTAAATTTAATGGAATCCTTCACCTGACACCAAAGCTATGATTTTATGTTATAAGAACTGGTGTGATCGCCGCATGGTAATTTACTAGATGACGTTGGTTTTAGTTGCTTGCCTTTTGTTTCTGAGGATGGAATGTCGATCGTTGGGCTTTATTTTTCATGAACTTTGTACTGTAAAATTGTGCGTTCAGTAGGTACAACATCTTGATGTAGTCAAAATATCAATCAAACTACGCCTTTTGAGAAAGAAAAGGCAAGTAAATGTAGGTTTATCTAAAGGTATCATAGCCTCCGCCTACCTGAAGACCAAATCCTAACAAAGAAACTCTCGGCTATTTATCTACTAGAGGGCCAGTACATTTATATCACTGCGTACTATCCAAGTCTCTTGTAAAGAGCAAGGCTTCCCTAAGCAAAGACGAATACCGAGACTGTCATTTAGTTTGGTCTTAGAATTATCTAATATCATTATGTGTATTTTTGTCGTGTCTATGCGCACTAAGGATTCGAATTTGATAGGTGTAGGATTAGAAAGGCACCAGGAATTACCAATATATAACTCAAAATAGAACCTGCACCACATGCTCTTCATATGCGGTGTGCATCTCATTCCTACTCTGCCGCCTCGACGGGGCCATGGTTTGCATCATCATACCGCCGCATGGCTGCCTACTAAGGATCACCATGGGAAGGTGGATGATATGAGAGCATGTTGGGCGGATCAGTCTCTGAGGGGTCAACTGTAGAAATAAGTCACAAGGTGATACGGGATAATCGAATTAATATTCTCTCAAGTTCACCAAGTGGCGACCTCATGATATAGCTTCGTTCATATTTTTCAAACTCTGACCTTCGACGTCATTTATTTAGATTTTTTAATCACAAGTATATATTTATATCAAAGTGTATTTTTTAATACTGTAATTTATCAGGTATCGATCGTATATTACTACAAATAGATAGTGGTCAAACTGCATCCTGAAGACCGTATCAACATGTAagcttaaatcttttatgaaccGATGGGAGTAACTGCACATGCATAGAAGATAGAAGTGGTTGCATTAATTTTCTTTATTAGAAATCGGATGACTAAAAAAACTGTTAGCACCTTTTGTTCGAAAACTCACAGGCGTCTGTCCTTCCCCGACCCTTTGTCTCTCCTCCTAAGGGAAAAGGTGGTGCCGCGATCTGGCTCATCTCCTGTGGCCTTAGGAAAATGGGTGCGCGCTTGATCCGGGCCCATGCCGCTGGGAGTCCATTTTTGAAGAAAAAATTTGAGTTTTattagggtttgtgtcctgctcaAGAAGGCGAGGCGACGGCGGCTCTCTGAAAATGACATAAGGTTCTCCCGACCTAACCCCATCCTAGTGGTGCATATAGTATCGTCGGAGGACGTGTGATGGTGTGTCTCCGGCGGGTCTGTTGAGGCTTTGTGATTTTGGTGTGGGATTTATTTCAGAGCCACGTACTTCCTCTTGTAAGGTGTGCATGTTGTTCCCATGGTGATTGAATTGTTGCACCTTGTACTTTCAAAGATTGGGAACACTATTCACGGCGTCGAAGGTCACGTCAAGCTTCCATCGGTCCCGGATCGCTAACCCAACCAGATCAGATGAGGGGAGCGGCCCGTCCAGCTGACACGCTGAGAGAGACAAGGGTTCATCCAGCCGCTGATAcgttcattttgcatcatgtttttctaTTGATAATTATAATCTTTTTGATCATTTATTACACTTTGTGATGCAATCCTAATTTCTTTTCTCTCTTAATTTGCTAGATTTATATGAAGAGAGAGATTACTGGCAGCTGGAATTCCGGACCTGATAAAGCTATAGCAGAGATATCTATTCTACAGAGCTCTAAATGActtgaaacttcatggagaatttATAGTATtgaatatatataaaatactgGAGCAAAGAAATACCAAAGTGGACCCACTAGCTGTCACAAGACAACAGGGCGGGGCCACCCCCTGAGCGCACCTTGATGCCTTGTGGGGCCCATAGctggcctccggtgcccatcttctgttATATGAAGGTTTCGACCTAGAAAAAATCAAGAGATGACTTTATAGAAGAAGAGTCGCCGTCTCGAGGCGAAACCTGGGCAGCagtgctacttgtgagctgcatTGAGATTTtctcgaagaggagaggatgaagCATTATAATGAAGatatgtatttccctcagttacgaaccaaggttatcaatccagtaggagaaccacgcacaACCTCGTTAGCAGCACCTACACACACAAAAgtaaacacttgcacccaacacaATCAAGGGGGTTAACAATCCCCTCGGCAGTTatttgcaaggatcaaatctcgtagtggtagatagataaaataaataacggtaataaattgcagcaagatatttttagattttatatatgataaaagtagacccgggggccatagttttcactagaggcttctctcttgaacatAAGCATACGGTGGATAaataaattactgttgggcaatagatagaaaaatgcatagttatAACGATATTtgaggcaatgatcatgtatataggcatcatgtccgaaacaagtagaccaactcctgtctgcatctactactattattccacccatcgaccgctatccagcatgtgTCCAGGGTATTAAGTTAGTAAAAACgaagtaatgccttaagcaagatgacatgatatagacaaAGTAAATCCGATCAATATGActaaacccatctttttatccttaatgccAATGATACAAATACGTGTCATGTCCCTTTCTGTCACGGTGATTGACCATTGCAAGATCTAACCCATCACAAAGCatctctcccattgcaagataaatcaatcttgttggccaaaccaaaccgataaatcggagagaaatacaaatctataacaatcatgcataaaagattccagagaagattcaaataatattcatgaataatctgatcataaacccataattaaTAAGATCCCAAGACACACAGCAAATATTTtttgactccccttgtgtcgaatcagtAAATTTGGGTAAAATACTACCCTTAAAGACTGTTATGAtttcctatacttgtgggtcagcAGCCCTCGAGCAGGAGCCCAACGTGTACGGTAGGCGGGATGCTCGACATCAACTTCGACGTACCTCAGGCCACACCGTATGTGAACATGGCAAGCAATGGTGTTGGTGCCAGCGTTCAATTCCCCCCAAGGAGCCTCACACTCGCACCCTATCCAAAATTAAGACGCCATCAGGAGAGCTCGCCATGGCCGAAACGAGAGGTCGCACGTGTAGCACGACGAGTGCTAGCCATAGAACTGATACTTAACTGGAGTCCGGAGCCTGGAGGACGCTTGGATGATGGGAGGAACACTTGGCCATGGAGGGAAGGAAAATTGCATGCGTGAACCTGCCTACGAATTGATGAACATAGTGAACTGCCTAAAATGCCCCTAATTAATCAATATACTACTAGAAATCTGTTATAGTATTGGTTAATCTAGGCCCTCAATCACAAAAATCAACGACTCCAATAGACTTGATGTACCGTAAAAGGACTCTTGCTTAAAACTCAGGTGACCTCCGACCTGCCCGAGGTCCAAGCTACTTAATGATCGTGGGAGGGTGTTACCCAGACCCCTTATAAAAAGCAAGGATTCCCCAAGCAAAAGATGTCTTAAAATTATCTAATACCGTCATGTTCACTATTTGTTGTGACTCTGCATATTAGAGATTCAAATTGGATATGTATAGGCATGGAAGGCATTCGGAATTACCAATGGATAACTATAACTATAGCATGCACCATTTGTCTTGCACATTCATCGTGAATCCCCTTTCTACTATGCCGGGTCGGTGTGACTATGGCCTTCTTTATCATATCGGCTCGCACAACGGGGTCATGATCATGAAGAGAAGCTAAATGAAGTGCAAGAAAGTTTAACAGATTTCTTGCTACGGGGGCATGCTGCAAAAACAATCACCATCGTTATAAGTGCTAACAGAGTATTCCCTTCAGTTTTGAAGAGATTGACGCCTTGGATCTAGCTTTATCCACGGTGTACTTGTGATGTTGTTTATTTAGAACTGGAACCTGAAAAAAATCTCTCATAGAGCATCGTTTGAAATATTACGGTTTTGCTTGACATCATACATACATTCTTTTTTGGAAAAGGAGGTTAAACCTCCGGCCTCTGCATCAATCAATGCATACAGTCATCTTTATTAATTATTTCATAAAGATAAAGGTTTGACAAGAAAATACATCAAGCCACCCAAAGCCACCACTCACACCTACAAACTCGATAATGTAGAGTGCTCTCACCCCCATATCTAAAATTGGTGTCATCGCCGATCCATCCACATAACGTATCGGGACCAACAGCCAGTGCAACAGACCTAAAGCGCGCACCACATGCGTTTTAGAAGTCGGAAGCCACCATTATCCTCAGACCGCTGACCCATCTTCAGGATAGAGATCCGCATCATCCTTGCCAGTCCAGACCTCCATCGACGCCATCATGGTGCCCAACGGCGCCACCGGCCTGCGCGCATTCATCGAGTCGCGAATATTCTGGAAGATCTGTCGTGCGTAGCACTTGCCGACCAGGCATGAGACAGCATAGCACCTGTCGGccaggcatgacttgacatctccaccgAAGCTCCATGCAAGACTTAGCCGCTCCACCTCCTGCATCTGTCTTCCAGTGCTGCTCCACAGATGATGCTACCAAGAGAGTAATGACACCGCAGTACCACCATCGTCTGATCTGGATGACCAGATCTTAGGGTTTCCCCCGAAGCAGCACAAGTGGGTCGACAGAAACTACACGACGATGCCTTCATTAAGGTAACGACGCAAGACGCCGCTATCGCCCACCATCGGCTCGGTTTTCACCAGCAACTCCGTCTCCCCATCTCACAGCCAGGACTAGATGACGGATCTGGAGATCCGACCACCCAGCTTTAGGTTGACCATCTCCGGCAAAGGAGGCGGCCACCACCGCCACGGCTAGGGCCGGAGCCCCGACGTCCTCGTGATGCGGGTCGATTCCAGGGGCAGCATGCCGTTGAAGGGACAGTAGATGACATCAGCAAGTGTGTCCTACCCGAAGCCCATATGGACCCAGATTGAGTGCCCAAGCCGCCACCGCTGGACCCGTCgccgaacgccgccgccgcccgctccaCTACTATAGATTCGGCCATCGCGGACCGCCGCTGTCCTAACCGAATCGTTGGCTGAGGAGAAacgccgccgccaccgctgcgGCACACAGGCTTTGCCTGCGACGcccctggcggcggcggcagggagaGGGTGTACGCTGGAGAGAACGGGTGACGGTCGGCGGGGGTGCTCCGGTGCCGAGCGAGGAGGGTGAAGGAGATGAGATCTTGTGTGGGAAGGGTTAGCTTCTATCCAGATCCTTGTGTGCTTGTACATACATGTATTACATGACACATACATATATTACAACAAAAAATAGCGGGAAAAATTGCATGTGTCTCTTGTTTATTTTGAGTACAAGACACTCACTCATAGATGCCCACATACACGCACATACATTCAAAAGCATGCACGCACACCCTTTGATATATTGAGCTGGCGTCACATTTTGAGACTGACAAAGTCATCACAAACACCTCATAGTCTCCTCTCACTAAACCAACATGACCGAAACTTGAACCATTTGAGCTATGCTCCATATAAAATTATCAATGATATAAACCTTTTGTGAATCAGAAGGGAGCAAGTGCAAAGGCATAGAAGATGTAGAAAGATTGCTAAAAAGTTAGTATCAATATATATGATTCTAAAAAAATCAATATATTATTTTGTTTTTAGAAAATCGGTCGTCTAGTCTTCATCCTCAAAATCGATGCGGccattttttttttgcaaatacTCCCCTGTCGATTCTTTGATTCAACCCGCAGTGCACTGGAAGGTCTGTTTTCACCGGCAACTCTGTCTCCCCACTCGCAGCCGGGACTAGATGACGGATCTGGAGATCCGACCACCACCCAGCCTCAGGCTGACCATCTCCGGTGAAGGAGGCGGCCACAACCACAACGCCCAGGGCCGGAGCCCCGACGTCCTCGTGATGCGGGTCGATCCCAGGGACAGCATGCCGTTGAAGGGACGGTAGACGACATCAGCAAGTGCGTCCTGCCCGAAGCCCATCTGGACCTAGACCAGgtgcccaagccgccgccgctgGACCCGTTGCCGAACGCCGCTGCCTGCTTGGCCGTCGTCGCCCCGCTCCACTGCTATAGATTCGGCCATCGCGGACATCCGCCGTCCTAACCGAATCGTTGGCTGAGAAGAAacgccgccgccaccgctgcgGCACACCGGCTTTGCCTGCGACGTCCCcggcggcggccagggggagaGGGTGTACGCTGGAGAGAACGGATGACGGTCGGTGGGGGCGCTCcgatgcggcgcggcggcgccaCACGGGAGAGGGGAGGGTGAAGGAGATGAGATCTTGTGTGGGAAGGGTTAGCTTCTATCCAGATCCTTGTGTGCTTGTACATACATGTATTACATGACACATACATATATTACAACAAAAAATAGCGGGAAAAATTGCATGTGTCTTTTGTTTATTTTGAGTACAAGACACTCACTCATAGATGCCCACATACACGCACATACATTCAAAAGCATGCACGCACACCCTTTGATATATTGAGCTGGCGTCACATTTTGAGACTGACAAAGTCATCACAAACACTTCATAGTCTCCTCTCACTAAACCAACATGACCGAAACTTGAACCATTTGAGCTATGCTCCATATAAAATTATCAATGATATAAACCTTTTGTGAACCAGAAGGGAGCAAGTGCAGAGGCATAGAAGATGTAGAAAGGTTGCTAAAAAGTCCCTGCCAAGTATCAATATATATAATTCTAAAAAAATCAATATATTATTTTGTTTCTAGAAAATCGGCCGTCTAGTCTTCATCCTCAAAATCGACACGGCCTTTTTTTGCAAATACCCCCGTTATTTTTTGATTCAAACCGCAGTGCATTGAAAGGTCTGAACAGATCAGTGATTTTTGCAAGTTCTAAGACTAAACCATCACATTAGATGCAAGTTCTGGACCTACGATGCTTTTACTTTTTTTTAGAAAATCGGCCGTCTAGTCTTCCATCGTCAAAATCGACGGGGCCCCCTTTTTTTCTCTTTTGTTTTGCGGCGACTCTCGTGCTCCGGAAAAATACATCTGACCCACCACCGCCACGCCCTAGAGCCGCCGCCGTGCCGCCGCGTAGCCTCACCGCCGGCGCCTCGCGCCCCCTCCGCTGCGCGCCTATCGCGCGCGTCGCCATCTCCGGCAGCTCCCATCTACCCAACTTCATCGCGCCCCTGCTCCGTCCGTCCGCAACCTTGGTTCATGAGGTACGTGTGACCTTCTCCGCATCGATCCAGCTATTAATCAACCAATCCATTCAGTTAACTTCCACAAATTTTGGGGAGCGGCGCACCATCTATGACGAGATCCAATTTTGGCAGCGAATTCCCTTTTAATTTTAGTTTTAATAAATTTTCATGGTGCGAATTCCCCTTCGTTTAGCACTGCTGATAGATACGTTGGGGAATTTCGGTGGCAAACCATGGAACGTGATCGATGCCTGCTGTTCCATTGCCAGGTGACTGGTGTGCGTTCTTGGCAGCAGCTGGTTGCAGCAATGGATGACGGGGACCTCGATTTCTCCAACCCGGAGGCGTACCTGTGCTCGGACACCGGCGCCGATCTGCCCGGCGGCGGCTGCTCCATGGACAGCTACTTCGACGGCATCCTCAACGACACGGAGCACCTTGCCTGCACCCACACCCACACCTGCAACCCGCCCGTCGACGACAGTTCGCACACCCACACCTGCGTCCACGTCCACACCAAGATCGTCTCGGCGTCGTCGGATGGCGGCGCCGACTCCCCTGCCGAGAACAGCGGTGCCTCCAAGAAGCGGCCGTCTGGCAACCGCGCAGCCGTGAGGAAGTACCGGGAGAAGAAGAAGGCCCACACGGCGCTGCTGGAGGAAGAGGTGGTTCAGTTGAAGGCTCTGAACAAGCAGCTGCTGAAGAAGCTTCAGAATCACGCGGCGCTTGAGGCCGAGGCTGCCAGGCTCCGCTGCCTGCTTGTTGATATCAGGGGGAGGATCGATGGGGAGATTGGCACTTTCCCTTACCAGCGGCCTGTGAAGAACGTTGATTTGGTTTCTGGTGTTGATCAGGGGGGGTTTCTTGGCAGTGCCCAGGTTATGAACTCGTGTGATTTCAGATGCAACAATCAGATGTACTGCAATACAGGAATGCAGATGAGAACAATGGGTGATGATGGTGCTATGAGTGGTCAGGTATTTGGGCAAGGCACTGGGGATATTGCAAACATCCAATGCATAGGGGGTGTGAAATCTGGATTCACAATGCCCCCAGGCTGTGGGGGTATGGGGACATTGCCTTCTGGCTGTTTACCCAGTTCTGAAAAGCAGTGAAGGTTAGTGTCTTCTTTTATTGCTTTTATTAGATAATTTTTTTTCTAGCAAGACCACTCTAGGACAATAATTTGCTAGCTAATTTTGTGTTGGACTAACATGTTCAAATTATGTATATGCAAACTCATGAGAGTGCTTGTGCCGTCTATACTCTATACTGTAAAATCGTCTGTTAATAGCTTACCTCTATTGTGTGTCTATTTGGATATTCTTTTATTTGGTGACCTGGAATCTTGTTTTGACGATATATAGTCGGAATCTATAACAATTTTCCTTGGATTGTATAACCCCCCCTTTGGAAGAAAAGGAACAATTGATTTTATTAGAAAACAATTAGCAATGTGATTCCTGTGCCGTTGAGCATGGTTGAAACAGTTGTTACAAATTGATAGGTGATGAAGACTAAATAGCTGTTTCCATGTATCCTTATAAGTTGTAACCATAGCTGTTTTTGTGTGTCAAGTGATAATAGAAGTTTAGAACTGGAAGCTTACCTGGTTTTTGTGTCTATTTGAATATTGTTTTATTTGGTGACCTGGAATCTTGTTTTGAGATATATATACTAGAAACCTATGTAAAAAAAAATCCTAGGATTGTATAACCCCCTTTTGGAGGAAAAGGAAGACATGATTTTATTAGAAAGCAATTAGCAATGTAATTCATGTGCTGTTGTCCATTGTTGAAACTATGAGTTGTTACATACTGATCGGTCACTAAGACTAAATATCTGTTTCCATGTATCCTTGTAAGTTGTAATCATATCAGTTTAGGTGAGTCGAGTGATAACTGTCTCGGATTTCAACTTTATCAATTCAGCACCAGTTGTTAGTTCACTTGCTTCTACAATATTAGTTTCGTACTTACGTTGCAAAAATTCCAGCTGCGGCCTGTGTGCTTGGTAGTTTGCGTCATTTATATGAAGAGCAAGTAGTGTTTAGGGTAGTGTGCTTGGTAGTTTGTCACTAGAAATTTAATTGATTTATGAAGTGTCTTGTCTTAATACAGTTTAGGCTGTCTAAGTTGTGAACGTTGCTTTGGTTACAGTGTGTGGACCTGCTTTGTTGTTGCTTTTTTCTTTGCTGTTGTATCTTCTCTCCGCTCGGAAACTTTGCAAAGCTGGTGCTAATCCGAGTATCGTAGTAACACAGATGCTTCTGCCTTTTTTCAGGATTTCCAAGGTGCTGCGTGCCATATATTCTCCTTGGCAGGTGCTATCAATCCTGTGGATGGAAGATTGTATAAATCGTTAGCTTCTATCCGCCGTGTTTGGTTCGAACCGTCGCGCGTGTGTGATTCTGTCGCCAATGATGCTTCTTCGACGGTGGCCTGAGGCGCTGAAACTTTATTGGGTCTCGAGCTGTCAGGGCATACTCCTTCTTTTTTCCCTAGCTCTCATTTCCAGT
Protein-coding sequences here:
- the LOC125507198 gene encoding basic leucine zipper 19-like, with product MQVLDLRCFYFFLENRPSSLPSSKSTGPPFFLFCFAATLVLRKNTSDPPPPRPRAAAVPPRSLTAGASRPLRCAPIARVAISGSSHLPNFIAPLLRPSATLVHEVTGVRSWQQLVAAMDDGDLDFSNPEAYLCSDTGADLPGGGCSMDSYFDGILNDTEHLACTHTHTCNPPVDDSSHTHTCVHVHTKIVSASSDGGADSPAENSGASKKRPSGNRAAVRKYREKKKAHTALLEEEVVQLKALNKQLLKKLQNHAALEAEAARLRCLLVDIRGRIDGEIGTFPYQRPVKNVDLVSGVDQGGFLGSAQVMNSCDFRCNNQMYCNTGMQMRTMGDDGAMSGQVFGQGTGDIANIQCIGGVKSGFTMPPGCGGMGTLPSGCLPSSEKQ